Part of the Betaproteobacteria bacterium genome, GAGCGGCCACTCGAGCTCTGCGTATTCCTTCGACGTCGTGTACCCGAGCGGCAACGTGATCGCGGCGAGCACGATGATCGCCGTCCAGCCCCAGAACGTGAAAGCCGCGAGCCGGTCGCTGAAGAGGCGTACGTGACATGTGCGCTGCACCACGTAATAGGAAGTCGCGAACAGGCCCGAGCCGCCGAACGCGAAGATCACGGCGTTCGTGTGCAACGGTCTGAGCCGCCCATAGGACAGCCACGGTATGCCGTAGGTTAGATCCGGCCAGATGAGCTGGGCGGCGGCGATGACGCCGACCAGCATGCCGACGATGCCCCACACGACGGTCATGATGGCAAACTGCCGAACCACGGTGTAGTTGTAGGTATTCGCCTGCGAACTCATGTTCCACGTCTCCTTGACGTTCTGAAGATTTTCTGCTTCGAGGGCGCAAGCACCCGCGGCGGACACAACCCGGAGCCCATCTCGGGATACGGTAAGTGACTATCTCTGATCCAGATCAATACACCGCCCAGGACCGACTGTCGCACCCGGGCTGTCGTCGTCCATCAGGATCCGGTGCGCAGGGCCCTCGAGATCATCGAACTGCCCGCTCTTCAATGCGTACCAGAACACCGCCGCAATCGCAAAGACCAGCGTCACGGACAACGGGATGAGCAGGTAGAGAATTTCCATGCGCTAGCCGGCCCGCGCTGCGAGAGGCCGACATGCCGGGCCGTCGCCAGCCGCCGCACAGGAAATGTCCCGCTCCGGACGTGCGAG contains:
- the ccoS gene encoding cbb3-type cytochrome oxidase assembly protein CcoS, which translates into the protein MEILYLLIPLSVTLVFAIAAVFWYALKSGQFDDLEGPAHRILMDDDSPGATVGPGRCIDLDQR